The Salegentibacter mishustinae genome includes a window with the following:
- a CDS encoding glycoside hydrolase family 5 protein translates to MTKKIIFFLCAILIFSSLQAQQDQSPVKLNGQLKIEGTRLLNEKDVVIQLKGMSLFWSQWQPQYYNYETIKNLKEDWGINVVRAAMGIEHEGFLKNPEQEKQKVYRVIDAAIVLGLYVIVDWHDHNAENHLDEAKRFFKETAKKYANHPNIIYELYNEPLDVSWNEVLKPYHTEIIKEIRKFDKNNIIVCGTPNWSQDVDLAAKNPIKEDNIAYTLHFYAGTHQKELMLKAEKAIKAGLPIFVTEFGTTEANGDGKVYKENTQKWFDFMDRYNISWCNWSIADKDEASAALKPNSLPKDIGKKESWSESGAFIRTILTTTDH, encoded by the coding sequence ATGACAAAGAAAATCATCTTTTTCCTCTGTGCTATTCTAATCTTTAGCAGTCTTCAGGCACAACAAGACCAGTCCCCAGTTAAGCTCAACGGCCAGCTAAAAATTGAAGGCACACGGCTTCTTAACGAGAAGGACGTAGTCATACAACTTAAAGGAATGTCTTTATTTTGGAGCCAATGGCAGCCTCAATATTATAATTATGAAACTATAAAAAATCTGAAAGAAGACTGGGGAATAAATGTAGTAAGAGCAGCAATGGGGATAGAACATGAAGGTTTTTTAAAAAACCCAGAACAGGAAAAACAGAAAGTCTACCGCGTAATTGATGCTGCTATTGTATTAGGCCTTTATGTTATTGTAGACTGGCACGACCATAATGCCGAAAACCATTTAGACGAAGCAAAGCGGTTTTTTAAAGAAACTGCAAAAAAATATGCAAATCACCCTAATATAATCTACGAACTATATAATGAACCTTTGGATGTTTCCTGGAATGAGGTTTTAAAACCTTATCACACAGAAATCATAAAGGAGATTAGAAAATTTGACAAAAACAATATTATCGTTTGTGGCACACCAAACTGGTCGCAGGATGTAGACTTAGCCGCAAAGAACCCAATAAAGGAAGATAATATTGCATATACCCTTCATTTTTATGCTGGTACACATCAGAAAGAATTGATGCTCAAAGCAGAAAAGGCAATAAAAGCAGGATTGCCCATTTTTGTGACTGAATTTGGCACAACAGAAGCAAATGGAGATGGTAAAGTCTATAAAGAAAATACCCAGAAATGGTTCGATTTTATGGATAGATATAACATATCTTGGTGTAACTGGTCTATCGCCGATAAAGATGAAGCCTCTGCCGCTTTAAAACCTAACTCCCTTCCAAAAGATATTGGGAAAAAAGAATCCTGGTCAGAGTCTGGTGCTTTCATTAGAACTATACTTACTACAACCGATCATTAA
- a CDS encoding AraC family transcriptional regulator has product MTRDVHREITPLAPEDSFLVFDRIKDDFDFPIHFHPEYELNFILNGRGVRRVIGDSLEEIENIELVLVGPNLQHGWELYNCTNDKIHEITIQFHDDLFDNRLLSRRIMKPIKDMFERSAHGILFSEKIANEIKPKILQLSKIDSIDYFLELISILHDLATSRNQRLLSTYTSNNKDFENSEQIRIIYDYVQENYHNKISLAEISELVNMSQVSFNRFIKKRTGKTFIEYVNDTRIGYAARWLIEKELSVAEIAFKCGFNNIANFNRVFKKNKNCTPSQYREEFRGIKRVL; this is encoded by the coding sequence ATGACAAGAGATGTTCATCGAGAAATCACACCTTTAGCTCCAGAAGATAGTTTTCTTGTTTTCGACCGAATTAAAGATGATTTTGACTTTCCCATTCATTTTCATCCCGAATATGAGCTAAATTTTATTTTGAATGGCAGAGGAGTTAGAAGAGTTATCGGTGACAGTCTTGAGGAAATTGAAAACATAGAATTAGTACTGGTAGGCCCCAACCTTCAACACGGCTGGGAACTTTATAATTGCACCAATGACAAAATTCACGAAATTACTATTCAGTTTCACGATGACTTATTTGATAATAGGTTGTTGAGCCGAAGAATTATGAAGCCTATTAAGGATATGTTTGAAAGATCTGCTCACGGCATTTTATTTTCAGAAAAAATCGCGAATGAAATTAAACCTAAAATTCTTCAGCTATCTAAAATTGATAGTATTGATTACTTTCTCGAGCTGATTTCTATTTTGCACGATTTAGCTACTTCTAGAAATCAACGTCTCTTATCCACATATACTTCTAATAACAAAGATTTTGAAAATAGTGAGCAGATAAGGATTATTTACGATTATGTTCAGGAAAATTATCATAATAAAATCTCCCTCGCTGAAATTTCTGAATTGGTAAATATGAGCCAGGTATCTTTCAATCGCTTTATTAAAAAAAGAACTGGAAAAACTTTTATTGAATATGTAAATGATACCAGAATAGGCTATGCAGCTAGGTGGTTAATAGAAAAGGAGCTTAGCGTTGCAGAAATTGCTTTTAAATGCGGATTCAATAACATTGCAAATTTTAACCGGGTCTTTAAAAAAAATAAAAATTGTACACCAAGCCAGTACCGGGAAGAATTCCGTGGAATAAAAAGAGTCCTCTAA
- a CDS encoding glycoside hydrolase family 26 protein produces the protein MKKIFISVILILLYLSVISCGSSSNLDLSNINTANEKATIGTKILYKKIEEISKQGIAFGHEDATAYGVGWKDDGGKIQSDVEKVTGKFPAVHGFDVGHIELGRSHNLDTVSFELMKNHIKKIHKEGGMITISWHLNNPLSGGSSWDSIPAVASILEGGNQRKKYELWIGRLSSFLKSLQDEKGDYIPIVFRPFHEMNGSWFWWGGENTTPKAYKQLWKETYSLLKKQKVNNLLFAFSPNTLSSKEEFDTYYPGDDFVDIIGVDVYNHDGDEAFTKSLISNIEILKNKARNSNKPYALTETGNTKFGENPKWWTEALYPGIEGTGISWVLVWRNARPNHFFASFKEDVAKEDFKDFEELKEILFLPEVKKIDY, from the coding sequence ATGAAGAAAATTTTCATATCAGTAATACTTATTCTTCTCTATTTGAGTGTAATTAGTTGCGGAAGCTCCTCAAACCTTGATTTAAGCAATATTAATACTGCAAATGAAAAAGCCACGATAGGAACCAAAATTCTCTACAAAAAAATAGAGGAAATTTCGAAGCAAGGAATAGCTTTTGGTCACGAAGATGCAACGGCCTACGGTGTGGGTTGGAAAGATGATGGCGGGAAAATACAAAGCGATGTAGAAAAAGTAACCGGTAAATTTCCAGCGGTACACGGCTTTGATGTAGGACATATTGAATTAGGACGATCACACAATTTAGATACAGTTTCTTTTGAATTAATGAAAAACCATATTAAGAAAATTCATAAAGAAGGGGGTATGATTACCATAAGTTGGCATCTTAATAATCCGCTTTCTGGGGGTAGTTCATGGGACTCAATTCCAGCTGTAGCATCGATTCTAGAGGGTGGAAACCAAAGAAAAAAATATGAATTATGGATAGGGAGACTTTCCAGTTTTTTAAAATCGCTTCAAGATGAAAAAGGGGACTATATACCTATAGTTTTTCGACCTTTTCACGAAATGAATGGTTCTTGGTTTTGGTGGGGAGGAGAGAATACTACACCAAAAGCTTACAAGCAATTATGGAAGGAAACTTATAGTCTTCTAAAGAAACAAAAGGTTAACAATTTATTATTCGCATTTTCACCAAACACTCTGAGTTCAAAGGAAGAATTTGATACGTACTATCCGGGAGACGATTTTGTTGATATTATAGGTGTAGATGTTTATAATCACGATGGAGATGAAGCTTTTACTAAAAGTTTAATTTCCAACATTGAGATACTAAAAAATAAAGCACGAAATTCAAACAAGCCTTATGCGCTAACCGAAACTGGTAATACTAAATTCGGCGAAAACCCAAAATGGTGGACAGAAGCTTTGTATCCAGGAATTGAAGGCACAGGAATATCTTGGGTACTAGTATGGAGAAATGCGCGCCCCAATCATTTTTTTGCTTCATTTAAAGAAGATGTTGCTAAAGAGGATTTTAAAGATTTCGAGGAATTGAAAGAAATATTATTTCTACCTGAAGTTAAAAAAATCGATTACTAA
- a CDS encoding sodium:solute symporter family protein — protein MLQELDILIILLYLIGTIVIGLALRKKAQRSKDDYLLGGKNLPWYMMGLSNASGMFDISGTMWLVTLTFVYGFKSIWIPWLWPVFNQVFLMVYLSAWLRRSNVTTGAEWILFRFDSGRGGRWSHTIIVVFAILSCLGFLAYGFIGLGKFVEIFIPWEIISAYVPFNVPPAYIPHFYGTIFTLFAVFYSVLGGMSGIVWTDLLQYSIMTISSIAIAVIAWQAMGENTLNVPEGWANPFFGWELNMDWSGIISEVNTKIASDGYSLFGIFFMLMLFKGILSSIAGPAPNYDMQKILSTKSPLEAAKMSAFSIAALIPTRYLMVGGFSILGLLFYEELNLTTAGIIDFEKVLPAAIQQFVPVGLLGLLLAGLLAAFMSTFAGTLNAAQAYLVNDIYLKYRNPLASSSKVKVMNYSSGIVVVLISIVLGFFVQDVNSILQWIVSALFGSYVVSNVLKWHWWRFNGEGYFWGMLSGIIPALIFPIFTDTLDLYYFPIILLISVAGSIIGTYSAPPTDEEVLINFYKQTRPWGFWKPIYSKIKASEPGFEKNTAFKRDMFNVVIGTLAQTLLVIIPLYLIMHKNISMIVSIVILIICVIILKKNWWDYIKNEPNITRK, from the coding sequence ATGCTACAGGAGCTTGATATCCTAATTATACTATTATATCTAATTGGTACCATAGTTATTGGCCTTGCCTTGAGAAAAAAGGCCCAAAGAAGTAAAGATGATTATTTATTAGGTGGTAAAAACCTGCCCTGGTACATGATGGGTCTTTCTAATGCTTCTGGAATGTTTGATATTTCCGGGACTATGTGGTTAGTTACATTAACCTTTGTATATGGTTTTAAAAGTATTTGGATTCCTTGGTTATGGCCTGTGTTTAATCAAGTTTTTTTAATGGTATACCTATCAGCATGGCTCAGAAGATCTAATGTAACTACCGGTGCAGAATGGATTTTGTTTCGATTTGATAGTGGACGTGGCGGGAGATGGTCGCATACAATTATTGTAGTTTTTGCTATTTTAAGTTGTCTTGGTTTTCTAGCCTATGGATTTATTGGATTGGGAAAATTTGTAGAAATTTTTATCCCGTGGGAGATTATTTCAGCCTACGTGCCATTTAATGTTCCTCCGGCTTACATACCTCATTTTTATGGAACTATATTCACTCTTTTTGCAGTTTTCTATTCAGTTTTAGGTGGTATGTCTGGAATCGTCTGGACCGATTTATTGCAATATTCTATAATGACAATTTCTTCTATTGCTATTGCAGTAATTGCGTGGCAAGCTATGGGCGAGAATACACTTAATGTTCCCGAAGGATGGGCAAATCCCTTTTTTGGTTGGGAACTTAATATGGATTGGTCTGGAATAATCAGTGAAGTTAATACTAAGATAGCTTCAGATGGATATTCGCTTTTTGGAATATTTTTCATGCTTATGTTGTTTAAGGGAATTCTATCGAGTATTGCTGGACCTGCCCCGAATTATGATATGCAGAAAATTTTATCTACAAAATCACCTTTAGAAGCGGCCAAAATGAGCGCCTTTTCAATAGCGGCTTTAATTCCTACACGATATTTAATGGTAGGCGGTTTTTCAATATTAGGTTTGTTGTTTTACGAAGAATTAAACTTAACCACTGCTGGAATTATTGATTTTGAAAAGGTACTTCCAGCTGCAATACAACAATTTGTTCCTGTAGGTTTATTGGGACTTTTATTAGCTGGTTTATTAGCTGCTTTCATGTCTACATTTGCAGGAACCTTAAATGCAGCCCAGGCTTATCTTGTAAATGATATTTATTTAAAGTACAGAAATCCGCTAGCTTCATCATCAAAAGTGAAAGTAATGAATTACAGCAGCGGAATTGTTGTTGTATTAATAAGCATAGTGCTAGGCTTTTTTGTACAGGATGTCAACTCAATTCTACAATGGATAGTTTCCGCTCTATTTGGTAGTTACGTAGTTTCTAATGTTCTCAAATGGCACTGGTGGAGGTTTAACGGTGAGGGATATTTTTGGGGAATGCTCTCTGGGATTATTCCCGCACTCATTTTTCCAATTTTTACGGATACGCTAGATTTATATTATTTCCCCATAATTCTTTTAATTTCAGTTGCAGGAAGCATAATCGGAACCTATTCGGCACCTCCAACTGATGAGGAAGTTTTAATTAATTTCTATAAACAGACAAGACCATGGGGTTTCTGGAAACCTATTTATAGTAAAATTAAGGCTTCAGAACCCGGGTTCGAGAAGAACACAGCATTTAAGCGTGATATGTTTAATGTAGTGATAGGCACACTTGCTCAAACCCTTTTAGTGATTATTCCATTATACTTAATAATGCACAAAAATATTTCAATGATTGTGTCTATTGTAATTCTCATTATATGTGTGATAATACTGAAGAAAAATTGGTGGGATTATATTAAGAATGAACCAAATATTACCAGAAAATAA
- a CDS encoding glycoside hydrolase family 130 protein, which translates to MQKKQATCKIPGYDKIRQKHQELLETPNMPVDDSNGVFIRYQNPVLTGAHAPLEWRYDFNAATNPFGLERIGINSTFNPGAIKWGGKYLLAVRVEGNDRKSFFAIAESPNGIDHFKFWKKPIELPQTEIPDTNVYDMRLTKHEDGWVYGVFCTERKDTNAPQDTTAAVANAGIVRTKDLIHWERLPDLISSSGQQRNVVLHPEFVNGKYAIYTRPQDGFIEVGKGGGIGLGYIRDITNPVLEDEKIINQKAYHTVYEMKNGLGPAPIKTEKGWLHLAHGVRNTAGGLRYTLYLFMTDLQDIDKVIYQPAGYFMAPNYKETVGDVPNVLFGNGWITDDDGKVFIYYASSDTRSHVAVSSVEILLDYVMNTRQDKYTSLESVKAILQQVESNKTITEG; encoded by the coding sequence ATGCAGAAAAAACAAGCAACCTGTAAAATACCTGGTTACGATAAAATTCGGCAAAAGCATCAAGAATTACTTGAAACTCCAAATATGCCGGTAGATGATTCAAATGGAGTATTTATTAGATATCAAAACCCTGTCTTAACAGGAGCCCATGCTCCTCTGGAATGGCGGTACGACTTTAATGCGGCTACCAATCCTTTTGGATTGGAGCGAATAGGGATAAATTCAACCTTTAATCCAGGTGCGATAAAATGGGGCGGAAAATATCTTTTAGCTGTTAGAGTAGAAGGTAATGATCGCAAGTCTTTCTTTGCTATTGCCGAAAGTCCTAATGGAATAGATCATTTCAAGTTTTGGAAAAAGCCTATTGAATTGCCACAGACTGAAATTCCCGATACCAATGTGTATGATATGCGCTTAACCAAACACGAAGATGGTTGGGTTTACGGTGTTTTTTGTACAGAAAGAAAGGATACCAATGCACCTCAAGATACTACTGCTGCGGTTGCAAATGCCGGAATAGTTCGGACAAAAGACCTAATTCATTGGGAAAGGTTACCAGATCTTATTTCTAGCTCTGGACAGCAACGTAATGTTGTGCTACATCCTGAGTTTGTTAACGGAAAATATGCAATCTATACCCGTCCGCAAGATGGTTTTATTGAAGTGGGAAAAGGAGGTGGAATTGGACTAGGTTATATCCGCGATATTACCAATCCGGTTTTAGAAGATGAGAAGATCATTAACCAAAAAGCTTATCATACGGTTTATGAAATGAAAAATGGTTTAGGTCCGGCACCAATTAAAACTGAAAAAGGCTGGCTGCATTTAGCCCATGGTGTAAGAAATACTGCGGGAGGATTACGCTATACACTATATCTTTTTATGACTGATCTTCAGGATATTGATAAGGTGATTTACCAACCTGCAGGTTATTTTATGGCGCCGAATTATAAAGAAACAGTGGGGGACGTCCCCAACGTTCTTTTTGGTAACGGCTGGATTACTGACGATGATGGGAAAGTATTTATTTATTATGCTTCTTCAGATACCAGGTCTCATGTAGCCGTTTCATCTGTAGAGATATTGTTGGATTATGTGATGAATACTAGGCAGGATAAATATACTTCATTAGAATCTGTTAAAGCAATTCTTCAGCAGGTGGAAAGTAATAAGACAATTACAGAAGGATAA
- a CDS encoding AGE family epimerase/isomerase: MQVEAEKFQHQLKAELQNILSYWREYSVDKMHGGFVGKRDHFNNLIEKSNKGVILNTRLLWSFSAACNFNNDPELKVLADRAYNYLEANFYDPSNKGFFWEIDYLGNTVNTRKQIYAQAFSIYSYAEYYKLSGEENAKEKALQTFGLVEKHARDLVDNGYLEAFQADWKPIEDMRLSAKDQNAPKTMNTHLHILEAYTALLQITGDIRVKEALENLINLFLSIFLNNKTGHFGLFFNEKWALQNAVISYGHDIEAAWLLIDAAKTSGNSLLITETTEAAILVADTFLKEAYVKNKGIINEKNEETGETDLDRHWWPQVEAMLGLQYAFNISGDKKYQAAILDIWDFTQNNLIDRQNGEWFFRIDQANKPYIQEDKLSMWKAPYHNSRALMMLLKEKR, encoded by the coding sequence ATGCAGGTAGAAGCGGAAAAGTTTCAACATCAGCTAAAAGCTGAACTTCAAAATATTCTATCTTATTGGAGGGAGTATAGTGTAGATAAAATGCATGGCGGGTTTGTGGGAAAAAGGGACCACTTCAATAATTTGATTGAAAAGTCAAATAAAGGTGTCATTCTAAATACCCGATTATTATGGAGCTTTTCTGCAGCTTGTAATTTTAATAATGATCCTGAATTGAAAGTTCTGGCTGATCGTGCATACAATTACCTGGAAGCAAATTTTTATGATCCTTCTAATAAGGGGTTTTTCTGGGAAATAGATTATTTAGGAAATACCGTAAATACTCGAAAACAAATCTATGCTCAGGCTTTTAGTATTTATTCTTATGCTGAATACTATAAGTTATCAGGAGAGGAAAATGCCAAAGAAAAGGCATTGCAAACTTTTGGGTTGGTTGAAAAACACGCGCGGGATTTAGTTGATAACGGATATCTGGAAGCTTTTCAGGCGGATTGGAAACCTATAGAGGATATGCGACTTAGTGCGAAGGATCAAAACGCTCCAAAAACAATGAATACCCACTTGCATATTTTGGAAGCTTATACCGCCTTATTGCAAATTACAGGTGATATCAGAGTTAAAGAAGCTTTAGAGAATTTGATAAACCTATTTTTATCAATTTTCTTAAATAATAAGACCGGCCATTTCGGATTGTTTTTCAATGAAAAATGGGCATTGCAAAATGCGGTAATTTCTTACGGTCACGATATTGAAGCTGCCTGGTTACTAATTGATGCTGCCAAAACAAGTGGTAATTCATTGTTGATCACTGAAACTACTGAGGCTGCAATTCTTGTAGCAGATACTTTTCTGAAAGAAGCTTATGTAAAAAACAAGGGTATTATTAATGAAAAAAATGAAGAAACCGGGGAAACCGACTTAGACAGGCACTGGTGGCCACAAGTTGAAGCTATGTTGGGTTTACAATATGCTTTTAATATTTCGGGAGATAAAAAATACCAAGCTGCGATATTGGATATCTGGGATTTTACCCAAAACAATTTAATAGACAGGCAAAATGGCGAATGGTTTTTTAGAATAGACCAGGCCAATAAACCTTATATACAAGAAGATAAACTAAGCATGTGGAAAGCACCTTACCATAATTCCAGGGCGCTAATGATGCTTTTAAAAGAAAAAAGATGA
- a CDS encoding glycoside hydrolase family 26 protein, translating to MKKLSYFLLVFVLLTACSKDDEIINEPDEEQGNPEEEIPEEPEEETPETYAFAPEETLSYMVDASATAETVALFYNLKSVSDNHFIVGQQDAFSSFFDGNDGFSDMKKTTLSDPGLLGSDFMFITDDQNDGTAQNWFYQQEQQIINNALRAYNSGMINAFTWHLREPYEGETFYSDEMTEFQRQNAFKSILPGGANHDYYKQKLDKVAEVSLNMIGEDGTLSPIIFRPFHEFEKDFFWWGAAYSTPEEFKTVWRFTVDYLKNEKNVHNLLYAFSPDNSYLTKSAYLERYPGDEYVDILGMDNYGDLIAQDGSGLNAANQKLQVVSDLAKERVKVAALTETGYFVTPSQTSLAEKFYSENLYGVLTNNDVNIGFMMFWQNYEDSYTVPLPGMDGEEDFVDFVAKDEPLLLNDMHDFYSLPN from the coding sequence ATGAAAAAACTTAGCTATTTTTTATTGGTATTTGTGCTTTTAACAGCCTGTAGTAAGGATGATGAGATAATTAACGAACCAGACGAGGAACAGGGAAACCCTGAAGAAGAAATTCCGGAAGAACCTGAAGAAGAAACTCCAGAAACTTATGCTTTTGCGCCGGAAGAAACACTAAGCTATATGGTAGATGCATCGGCTACTGCTGAAACGGTTGCTTTATTTTATAACCTAAAATCGGTTTCAGATAATCATTTTATAGTAGGCCAGCAGGATGCATTCAGCTCGTTCTTTGATGGAAATGATGGTTTTTCTGATATGAAAAAAACTACACTAAGCGATCCTGGCTTGTTGGGGTCAGACTTTATGTTTATAACCGATGATCAAAACGATGGTACTGCACAGAACTGGTTTTATCAGCAGGAGCAACAAATTATAAATAATGCTTTACGCGCTTATAATAGCGGAATGATTAATGCTTTTACCTGGCATCTTCGGGAACCTTATGAGGGAGAGACCTTTTATTCCGATGAAATGACCGAATTTCAAAGGCAAAATGCTTTTAAAAGTATTCTTCCCGGTGGTGCGAATCACGACTACTATAAACAAAAACTGGACAAGGTTGCTGAAGTTTCTCTAAATATGATAGGAGAAGACGGTACGCTTTCTCCCATTATTTTCCGACCATTTCACGAGTTTGAAAAAGACTTTTTCTGGTGGGGGGCTGCTTACAGTACCCCTGAAGAATTTAAAACTGTATGGCGTTTTACGGTAGATTATTTAAAGAATGAAAAAAATGTTCATAATCTACTTTATGCATTTTCTCCCGATAATTCTTACTTAACCAAATCTGCTTACCTGGAGAGATACCCCGGCGATGAATATGTAGATATTTTGGGAATGGATAATTATGGCGATCTTATTGCCCAGGATGGTTCTGGTTTAAATGCTGCCAACCAAAAATTACAAGTAGTTTCAGATCTTGCCAAAGAGAGGGTAAAAGTAGCTGCCCTTACAGAAACGGGCTATTTTGTAACTCCTTCCCAAACCAGCCTTGCCGAGAAGTTTTATTCTGAAAACCTTTATGGGGTACTTACGAATAATGATGTGAATATTGGTTTTATGATGTTTTGGCAGAACTACGAAGATTCTTATACCGTACCACTCCCGGGAATGGATGGCGAAGAAGATTTTGTAGACTTTGTAGCAAAGGATGAACCATTATTATTGAATGATATGCACGATTTCTACAGTCTTCCAAACTAA
- a CDS encoding sialate O-acetylesterase, producing the protein MQKLLILFSLCFLSQTPAFANVSLPGVFGDNMVLQREANVNIWGWAKPGEEIEISSTWSDKIYTTKADKNAMWSIEIQTNAKKGPHQLTITGYNQVNLKNLLLGELWLISGQSNMEWSASAGINNAEAAIRNSTNKNIRFFSVDHRTADSPQIDLEGNWVESSPETMKYFSAIGYFFAKKLQEDLNVPIGIINASWGGTPAEVWMPEVLFNKNDTLKKAAKMLEENEWGPIKPALLYNAMIYPISSMKIKGILWYQGESNTINADYYEEIFTSLIKSWRSKWEEDLPFYYAQIAPYDYGEGFAGVKVRDAQRKVLKLSKTGMVMTSDVGNIHDIHPQDKLTPGIRFANLALAEVYGKKIKAHAPQFDYITTEGKIVKVHFKYSEGLKIGRENPESQFEIAGSDKKFYPARMEIKNNIIHLKAKAVKNPVFVRYSWQNTASSNIFNVAGLPASSFTTQN; encoded by the coding sequence ATGCAGAAATTATTAATCCTTTTTAGCCTTTGCTTCCTATCTCAAACGCCAGCTTTTGCAAATGTCAGTCTGCCAGGTGTTTTTGGAGATAATATGGTATTGCAACGTGAAGCCAACGTCAACATTTGGGGTTGGGCTAAACCAGGGGAAGAAATAGAAATAAGTTCTACCTGGAGTGATAAAATATACACCACCAAAGCCGATAAAAATGCTATGTGGAGCATAGAGATACAAACGAACGCAAAAAAAGGACCCCACCAATTAACTATTACCGGCTACAACCAGGTAAACCTAAAAAACCTTTTACTAGGTGAGCTGTGGCTAATTTCGGGGCAGTCTAATATGGAATGGAGTGCTTCAGCAGGGATAAACAATGCCGAAGCTGCTATTAGGAATTCGACAAACAAAAATATTCGGTTTTTTAGCGTTGACCACAGAACAGCCGATTCACCACAAATAGATTTAGAAGGGAATTGGGTAGAAAGTTCACCGGAAACGATGAAGTATTTTAGCGCAATAGGCTATTTTTTTGCTAAAAAATTACAGGAAGATTTAAATGTACCAATTGGAATTATAAATGCCAGTTGGGGAGGTACACCGGCCGAAGTATGGATGCCTGAAGTGTTATTTAATAAGAATGATACTTTAAAGAAAGCTGCTAAAATGCTAGAGGAAAATGAATGGGGACCAATAAAACCTGCTCTTTTATACAACGCTATGATTTACCCCATAAGTTCAATGAAAATTAAGGGAATACTTTGGTACCAGGGAGAATCTAATACCATAAATGCTGATTATTACGAAGAGATTTTTACCAGTTTGATTAAAAGCTGGAGAAGCAAATGGGAAGAAGATCTTCCTTTCTACTATGCTCAAATTGCTCCATATGATTATGGAGAGGGGTTTGCGGGGGTAAAGGTAAGAGACGCGCAACGAAAGGTTTTAAAATTATCAAAAACAGGAATGGTGATGACCAGTGATGTAGGAAATATTCACGACATCCATCCTCAAGATAAACTCACACCTGGAATAAGATTTGCCAACCTGGCTTTAGCTGAAGTTTACGGAAAAAAGATTAAAGCCCACGCCCCTCAGTTTGATTATATAACTACTGAAGGAAAAATAGTGAAAGTACATTTTAAGTATTCAGAAGGTTTAAAAATTGGTCGGGAAAATCCCGAATCTCAGTTTGAGATTGCCGGATCTGATAAAAAATTCTATCCTGCTAGAATGGAAATTAAAAACAATATAATTCATTTAAAAGCCAAAGCAGTTAAGAACCCTGTTTTTGTAAGGTACTCCTGGCAGAATACAGCAAGCTCCAATATTTTTAACGTAGCAGGCTTGCCAGCTTCAAGTTTTACAACACAAAATTAG